A window of Ranitomeya variabilis isolate aRanVar5 chromosome 2, aRanVar5.hap1, whole genome shotgun sequence contains these coding sequences:
- the NUDT7 gene encoding peroxisomal coenzyme A diphosphatase NUDT7 isoform X2: protein MSLAAQGKASSAVMAGPSGDMWRISPGEDNAEEPSADDKREKIKSRLEKYDVGSRYTHIPLPKASILLPLLIKQGKLHLLLTVRSMQLKTMPGDVCFPGGRQEHSEEDDIQTALREAQEEIGLCPEQVEIVGKLVPTFSRSPKSMVTPVVGIVESTFQPTLNPDEVADAFLVPLEFFVSTEDYAPMPLNIPPFGSMTVHKFFYVDAETKKRFTIWGLTAYCALMLSVILLEKEPSFNLGYDLEMTIQYSDLLLQTFSKKGKL from the exons ATGTCACTGGCAGCTCAGGGCAAGGCTTCCTCGGCTGTTATGGCAGGCCCTTCGGGTGACATGTGGAGGATCAGCCCCGGCGAGGACAATGCAGAGGAGCCAAGTGCTGATGACAAGAG GGAGAAGATCAAGAGCCGCCTTGAGAAATATGATGTTGGCAGTCGATACACCCACATTCCTCTCCCGAAAGCTTCGATCCTGCTCCCCCTATTAATTAAACAAGGGAAGCTGCATCTTCTCCTGACTGTCAGATCAATGCAA CtaaaaacgatgccgggagatgtgTGTTTTCCTGGTGGAAGACAGGAACATTCAGAAGAAGATGATATCCAGACGGCTCTCCGAGAAGCCCAAGAAGAGATCGGCCTGTGTCCTGAGCAAGTAGAAATTGTTGGCAAGCTAGTTCCAACTTTTTCCCGG TCTCCCAAGTCCATGGTCACCCCAGTTGTCGGTATCGTTGAAAGCACATTCCAGCCGACGCTGAACCCCGATGAAGTGGCCGATGCATTTCTTGTTCCTCTGGAGTTTTTCGTTAGCACAGAGGACTACGCCCCTATGCCGCTAAATATTCCGCCCTTCGGATCAATGACGGTCCATAAATTCTTCTACGTGGACGCAGAAACCAAGAAGAGATTTACCATATGGGGACTCACTGCTTACTGCGCCCTAATGCTCTCCGTCATCCTTTTAGAGAAGGAGCCTTCCTTCAATCTGGGGTATGATCTCGAAATGACCATACAATACTCTGACCTGCTCCTGCAAACGTTTTCTAAAAAGGGCAAATTGTGA
- the NUDT7 gene encoding peroxisomal coenzyme A diphosphatase NUDT7 isoform X1, with product MSLAAQGKASSAVMAGPSGDMWRISPGEDNAEEPSADDKSIREKIKSRLEKYDVGSRYTHIPLPKASILLPLLIKQGKLHLLLTVRSMQLKTMPGDVCFPGGRQEHSEEDDIQTALREAQEEIGLCPEQVEIVGKLVPTFSRSPKSMVTPVVGIVESTFQPTLNPDEVADAFLVPLEFFVSTEDYAPMPLNIPPFGSMTVHKFFYVDAETKKRFTIWGLTAYCALMLSVILLEKEPSFNLGYDLEMTIQYSDLLLQTFSKKGKL from the exons ATGTCACTGGCAGCTCAGGGCAAGGCTTCCTCGGCTGTTATGGCAGGCCCTTCGGGTGACATGTGGAGGATCAGCCCCGGCGAGGACAATGCAGAGGAGCCAAGTGCTGATGACAAGAG TATTAGGGAGAAGATCAAGAGCCGCCTTGAGAAATATGATGTTGGCAGTCGATACACCCACATTCCTCTCCCGAAAGCTTCGATCCTGCTCCCCCTATTAATTAAACAAGGGAAGCTGCATCTTCTCCTGACTGTCAGATCAATGCAA CtaaaaacgatgccgggagatgtgTGTTTTCCTGGTGGAAGACAGGAACATTCAGAAGAAGATGATATCCAGACGGCTCTCCGAGAAGCCCAAGAAGAGATCGGCCTGTGTCCTGAGCAAGTAGAAATTGTTGGCAAGCTAGTTCCAACTTTTTCCCGG TCTCCCAAGTCCATGGTCACCCCAGTTGTCGGTATCGTTGAAAGCACATTCCAGCCGACGCTGAACCCCGATGAAGTGGCCGATGCATTTCTTGTTCCTCTGGAGTTTTTCGTTAGCACAGAGGACTACGCCCCTATGCCGCTAAATATTCCGCCCTTCGGATCAATGACGGTCCATAAATTCTTCTACGTGGACGCAGAAACCAAGAAGAGATTTACCATATGGGGACTCACTGCTTACTGCGCCCTAATGCTCTCCGTCATCCTTTTAGAGAAGGAGCCTTCCTTCAATCTGGGGTATGATCTCGAAATGACCATACAATACTCTGACCTGCTCCTGCAAACGTTTTCTAAAAAGGGCAAATTGTGA